The Dendropsophus ebraccatus isolate aDenEbr1 chromosome 3, aDenEbr1.pat, whole genome shotgun sequence genome includes a region encoding these proteins:
- the LOC138787258 gene encoding ATP synthase subunit delta, mitochondrial-like — translation MLSARGLLGLRRVVLSHVRCYAEAAPAGSPAMSFTFASPSQVYYNGANVKQVDVPTTTGMFGILANHVPTLQVLRPGLVTVFSEDGTTIKYFVSSGSVTVNADSSVQLLAEEAVTLDMLDPSTAKSNLEKALAELQSAGDEVAKAEAQVNLEACEAIVKALE, via the exons ATGCTGTCTGCCCGTGGTCTTTTGGGTCTCCGCCGGGTAGTACTGAGCCACGTACGATGTTATGCTGAGGCTGCACCGGCCGGTTCACCGGCTATGAGCTTCACGTTCGCCTCCCCTAGCCAG GTATATTACAATGGTGCTAATGTGAAGCAAGTAGATGTTCCCACAACAACAGGAATGTTTGGAATCCTTGCAAATCATGTCCCCACGCTTCAAGTTCTCAGGCCAGGCCTAGTCACAGTGTTCAGTGAAGACGGGACCACAATTAAATACTTTG TGAGCAGCGGCTCAGTGACTGTAAATGCAGATTCCTCTGTGCAGCTGTTGGCTGAGGAGGCAGTGACTCTGGACATGCTGGATCCAAGT ACTGCAAAGTCAAATCTGGAAAAGGCCTTGGCAGAACTGCAAAGTGCTGGAGATGAAGTTGCAAAGGCAGAGGCACAGGTTAACTTAGA